The proteins below come from a single Streptomyces tubercidicus genomic window:
- a CDS encoding TetR/AcrR family transcriptional regulator, with product MPKHVNHEERRAQIAEALIQVAGRRGLHAVGMRDVAAEAGVSLRLVQYYFETKEKLLFYGLQHLTTRFTARVGARLRAVGPNPGPRASIEALLLASLPTDEESRTFHLLYSSYAILSVTDDALAAQPFIDKPEAAEDALTGLLEQAQASRLADPGADTRTEAISLLAMTATMGTSILVGQRSPESAIAVLHHHLDRIFTTPEA from the coding sequence ATGCCGAAGCACGTGAACCACGAGGAACGGCGCGCCCAGATCGCCGAGGCGCTCATCCAGGTCGCGGGACGCCGAGGACTGCACGCCGTCGGCATGCGCGACGTGGCCGCCGAGGCCGGTGTGTCACTCCGGCTCGTCCAGTACTACTTCGAGACCAAGGAGAAGCTGCTCTTCTACGGGCTCCAGCACCTGACCACCCGCTTCACCGCACGGGTGGGCGCCCGCCTGCGCGCCGTCGGCCCGAACCCGGGCCCGCGCGCGAGCATCGAGGCGCTGCTGCTGGCCTCCCTCCCCACCGACGAGGAGAGCCGCACCTTCCACCTCCTCTACAGCTCCTACGCGATCCTGTCCGTGACCGACGACGCGCTGGCCGCCCAGCCCTTCATCGACAAGCCCGAGGCCGCCGAGGACGCCCTGACCGGCCTGCTCGAACAGGCCCAGGCGTCCCGCCTGGCCGATCCCGGCGCCGACACCCGCACGGAGGCGATCAGCCTGCTCGCGATGACGGCGACCATGGGCACCAGCATCCTCGTGGGCCAGCGAAGCCCGGAGTCGGCCATCGCGGTACTCCACCACCACCTGGACCGGATCTTCACGACCCCGGAGGCGTAG